The Candida albicans SC5314 chromosome 5, complete sequence genome includes a region encoding these proteins:
- the ASH2 gene encoding Ash2p (Ortholog(s) have histone methyltransferase activity (H3-K4 specific) activity) has protein sequence MNKEISEEPSIEPQVQGNESIEETRSEHNYSTRSKERKREEELQKKSQLKQKQHNVVIHPRLKPVPFKNSDLNPASLPEPNAATTINEIEFFQTEDLPLNKRGFKYKHCRPNPEFPSNLYSTTDVPPYHVCASLFDRSSGILFSNDLKSITTAQGWRSSRTNVCIREGSYYFEFKILNSNEKSHVRIGVGRKEASLEAPVGFDGYSYGLRDVDGQFMTISRRQKLCIENGFKTGDVIGFLIQLPSLEEHRRALEEFVAEKSQLKPEQKLKKRKKKKIENDIKDNVKFIEHGNILRDQIPIKYKNALYYEQYEYTTTKTMEHLLNPVTVFGEKAIIEMDDKRKNIPVIPNSKIRLFKNGVEQEPITDLYSFLPTNIEDHEDINLGPNTKQQQNPNYRNTDDGTLGYYPMLSAFQFGVVNLNAGPNFEFPPSDPVKPLSDRYNEQVVEQYYWDLVDEVEAEYLDSFDL, from the coding sequence ATGAACAAGGAAATATCAGAAGAACCGTCAATTGAACCTCAAGTTCAAGGCAACGAGTCCATTGAAGAGACTCGACTGGAACATAATTATTCAACAAGGTCGAAAGAAAGGAAACGGGAAGAAGAACTCCAAAAGAAATCccaattaaaacaaaaacaacataATGTAGTAATACATCCTAGATTGAAACCAGTCCCCTTTAAAAATCTGGATTTGAATCCTGCTTCATTGCCTGAACCAAATGCAGCAACAACgataaatgaaattgaattttttcaaactgAAGATTTACCATTAAATAAACGCGGtttcaaatataaacaTTGTCGACCAAACCCAGAGTTCCCCTCTAATTTGTATTCAACAACTGATGTTCCACCATATCATGTATGTGCAAGTTTATTTGATAGATCCTCAGGTATTTTATTCAGTAATGActtgaaatcaataacaacagCACAGGGATGGAGATCATCAAGAACAAATGTTTGCATACGTGAAGGGTCATATTACTTTGAATTTAAGATATTGAATTCGAATGAGAAAAGTCATGTTAGGATAGGAGTTGGAAGAAAAGAAGCTAGTTTGGAAGCACCAGTGGGGTTTGATGGTTATAGTTATGGGTTGAGAGATGTTGATGGACAGTTTATGACAATTAGTCGAAGACAAAAGTTGTGCATTGAGAATGGGTTTAAAACAGGGGATGTAATTGGGTTTTTGATACAGTTACCGTCTTTGGAAGAACATCGAAGGGCACTAGAAGAATTTGTTGCTGAAAAATCACAGTTGAAACCagaacaaaaattgaaaaagaggaaaaagaagaaaattgaaaatgatattaaagATAATGTAAAGTTCATTGAGCATGGCAATATTTTACGAGACCAAATTCCTATCAAATATAAGAATGCGTTATATTATGAACAATATGAATacacaacaaccaaaacaatGGAGCATTTACTCAATCCAGTCACAGTTTTCGGGGAGAAGGCAATCATAGAAATGGATGACAAGAGGAAAAATATACCGGTAATTCCAAATTCCAAGATACGTTTGTTTAAGAATGGAGTGGAACAAGAGCCAATAACCGATCtatattcatttttacCAACAAACATTGAAGATCACGAGGATATTAATTTGGGTCCCAATactaaacaacaacaaaatccCAATTACCGAAATACTGACGATGGAACACTAGGGTATTATCCAATGCTTTCGGCTTTCCAATTTGGTGTAGTAAATTTAAATGCTGGACCCAATTTTGAGTTCCCACCACTGGACCCTGTCAAGCCATTGAGTGATCGATACAATGAACAAGTGGTAGAACAATATTACTGGGATCTTGTTGATGAAGTGGAAGCTGAATATTTAGatagttttgatttataa
- a CDS encoding uncharacterized protein (Ortholog(s) have role in double-strand break repair via homologous recombination, meiosis I and Smc5-Smc6 complex, cytosol, nucleus localization): protein MLGNLQSETQPSKNVLDQYIAEINSKISGQNFKIERKTHEITGDLYYIFINTLSDEIVQESSVYTTAELTVIKYLIRNIIEASDYRCSLARVNANQTISTNTNKNLMEADSMVDRLIDDGWFISTIDDRLMLSIKTLCELKEYLIETYGVNGDDTDADGKVLLCTQCKEIVTLGWIIPSGSKPFHRKCYDVYCRTNQIYPEDESDLLRVGPDPSTL, encoded by the coding sequence ATGCTTGGAAATTTACAACTGGAAACTCAACCTCTGAAGAATGTACTAGATCAATACATTGCCGAGATTAATTCCAAAATATCAGGACAAAactttaaaattgaaaggaAAACTCATGAAATAACAGGGGACTTgtattatatatttatcaacaCGTTATCCGACGAGATTGTACAAGAAAGTTCAGTTTACACGACAGCTGAACTAACagtaataaaatatttaattagAAATATAATTGAGGCCAGTGATTATCGTTGTTCGTTGGCTAGAGTCAATGCTAATCAAACTATTTCAACTAATACAAACAAGAATTTAATGGAAGCAGACTCAATGGTTGATAGATTGATAGATGATGGCTGGTTTATAAGCACCATCGATGACAGATTGATGTTGTCTATCAAAACACTTTGTGAGTTGAAagaatatttaattgaaacatATGGGGTCAATGGTGATGATACTGATGCCGATGGCAAGGTGTTGTTGTGTACACAATGCAAAGAAATTGTCACATTGGGCTGGATTATACCTTCTGGTAGTAAACCATTTCATAGAAAATGTTACGATGTATATTGCagaacaaatcaaatctaCCCCGAAGATGAATCTGATTTGTTACGTGTTGGTCCAGATCCTTCTAcattataa
- the CRH12 gene encoding Crh12p (CRH family cell wall protein; transcript regulated by Nrg1 and Tup1; alkaline induced by Rim101; repressed during cell wall regeneration; flow model biofilm induced) translates to MYKQILTFLILFLRYILSEFPDDPYEDDDTSDDNNSDYEGQKCNPYRDKACLVNDEALGKKIFESFAEGTKYFTITSSTRGVRFGSEGLALTIQDEFDNPALVSSFYIMYGKVEAEIKGAAGKGIISSFYLQSDDLDEIDVVEIFGSDPYEFQTNFFIKGNTTTYDRGRYHEMHPSPLSEFHKYGIEWSPDLITWYLDDKPVRMLGRRNKHGLPCSPMFLKFSLWSVEDDDEGTIAWAGGAASFSEGPFTMHIKNLKVQDYSKALTYSYGNLRDGNWLDLRADGGYLYEGHKYCLPPKMLDKLKPTPKQETDDDQVLTSSKSQRVATTISEDKNTVSYYPPSATNSHTTWDRLSEWETEQDETGTDDTENSDNEEEESITAIPISKSRKGSTRRLDISTQLPPLSQNESKIAEIKNITTTKHIHNTTTSLQISKIKSKKVGVTTTIYSSSTPQSTSKSRMPYNIFFNYPGKENSRFKSGVSSILATSFSSVVIAEILVIVVLLL, encoded by the coding sequence ATGTATAAACAGATACTtacatttttgattttatttctCAGATACATATTGTCGGAGTTCCCAGACGATCCttatgaagatgatgacaCATCGGACGACAACAATAGTGATTATGAAGGACAAAAATGCAATCCTTATCGGGATAAAGCTTGTTTGGTTAATGATGAAGCATTAGGgaaaaagatttttgaatcatttgCAGAAGGTACCAAATATTTTACCATAACAAGTTCTACAAGAGGAGTCAGATTTGGGTCTGAAGGGTTAGCTCTAACAATTcaagatgaatttgataatccTGCTTTGGTTTCAAGTTTTTATATAATGTATGGGAAAGTTGAAGCAGAAATCAAAGGAGCAGCAGGTAAAGGTATAATTAGTTCGTTCTATTTGCAAAGTGACGATTtggatgaaattgatgttgttgaaatatttgGTAGTGACCCTTACGAATttcaaaccaattttttcatcaagGGCAATACCACAACTTATGATAGGGGAAGATATCATGAAATGCATCCTTCTCCTTTAAGTGAATTCCATAAATATGGTATTGAGTGGTCTCCAGATTTGATTACATGGTATTTAGATGATAAACCGGTGCGTATGCTAGGACGTAGAAACAAACATGGATTACCTTGTTCACCAATGTTTCTTAAATTTAGTCTTTGGAGTGTGGAAGATGATGACGAGGGCACAATTGCTTGGGCGGGAGGAGCAGCCTCGTTTTCAGAAGGACCATTCACTATGCACATTAAAAATCTCAAAGTGCAAGATTATTCCAAGGCACTTACCTATTCCTATGGCAATTTACGCGATGGTAATTGGTTGGATTTAAGGGCTGATGGAGGGTATTTGTATGAAGGACACAAGTATTGTCTTCCACCGAAAATGTTGGACAAACTTAAACCAACACCAAAGCAAGAAACTGATGACGATCAAGTGTTAACAAGTAGTAAACTGCAAAGAgtagcaacaacaattagTGAAGATAAAAACACTGTTTCGTATTATCCTCCCTCTGCTACCAATTCACATACAACCTGGGATCGATTACTGGAATGGGAAACTGAACAGGATGAAACAGGAACTGATGATACGGAAAACTCCGAcaacgaagaagaagagtcAATAACAGCTATACCTATTTCAAAACTGAGAAAAGGGTCAACAAGAAGGTTAGACATTTCAACACAATTACCTCCACTTTCACAGAATGAATCTAAAATTGcagaaattaaaaacatCACAACAACCAAACATATCCATAATACAACAACTTCTTTGCAAATCAgtaaaatcaaatccaagAAGGTAGGGGTCACTACCACAATTTATAGCAGTTCAACACCACAATCAACTTCTAAATCACGGATGCCATAtaatatctttttcaactaTCCAGGGAAAGAAAATTCAAGATTCAAATCAGGTGTTTCAAGTATATTGGCCACATCTTTCAGTAGTGTTGTGATTGCAGAAATTTTAGTTATCGTGGTGTTGTTACTATAG
- the PFK1 gene encoding 6-phosphofructokinase subunit alpha (Phosphofructokinase alpha subinit; activated by fructose 2,6-bisphosphate, AMP, ATP inhibited; activity reduced on hyphal induction; phagocytosis-repressed; fluconazole, flow model biofilm induced; rat catheter and Spider biofilm repressed), which translates to MPSSSDAINRISYISLVTSDNDKFNQTFQFYSQLGFRLTKSFSKVSSYGSGLGANHPEFQLGVSHDSLKEVWLESYPLQNVDSNGNLRPWQEMEVYDGDNCERLNESTVIKVRLLGETPLKSISQKQFVFFTTQLNKIEKILTDANVKYGKVVDNVILAEDPLSNIISFSNTQNELCKTRFQSPEEYVEKTTAEILAKRKKSQLGSKFGSFEEISPSEVGGGNGLRKKKIGVMTSGGDAPGMNPAVRAVVRAGIYYGCDVYAVYEGYEGLVKGGDLLKKMEWSDVRSYMSLGGTSIGTARCKEFRERAGRLQGAYNMIKNGIDALVVCGGDGSLTGADLFRSEWPSLVKELVDTGKLTKEEVSPYEHLTIVGLVGSIDNDMSGTDVTIGAFSALERITEMVDYIGATAASHSRAFVVEVMGRHCGWLALLSGLATGADFVFIPERPPKAGLWKEQLKEVCLRHREYGRRKTTVIVAEGAIDDELNPITSEEVKQVLADLGLDTRNTILGHVQRGGTAVAFDRRLATLQGVEAVKAVLEMTPDTPSPMIGILKHKIVRIPLVDAVKQTKAVAEAISNKDFDKAMSLRDNSFYDDYRYFRDISIYDDGSKQLSEDKRLNIAIVHVGAASAGLNAATRAVALYSLSRGHKLYAVQDGFAGLVKGDLKNLTWMDVEGWHSLGGSEIGTNRSLPSQNIGKVAYNLQKFNIQGLLIVGGFEAFTSLHELSEQKANYPIFEIPMVVVPATVSNNVPGTEYSLGADTCLNQLVSYCDAVQQSASSTRRRVFVVEVQGGHSGYVASYCGLITGALATYTPESNINLRELQGDIDLLQKVFATDRGEDHNGTLIVRNEQASAVYSTQLIADILKENANKRFETRTAIPGHVQQGFTPSANDRVMAVKFSLKAMEFIETRNGCYGKHDRKFSDEEISEHSQVVIGIHGDVVKFTCIKHLYDNEANVALRKGKTVHWTDMIDVANILNGKSLLKKQERY; encoded by the coding sequence ATGCCTAGCTCCTCCGACGCAATCAATAGGATAAGTTACATATCCCTTGTCACCAGTGACAATGACAAATTCAACCAAACATTCCAATTCTACAGTCAATTGGGATTTAGATTGACAAAAAGTTTCTCCAAAGTTTCAAGCTACGGATCTGGATTAGGTGCCAACCATCCAGAATTCCAATTGGGTGTTTCTCATGATTCACTTAAAGAAGTTTGGTTAGAATCTTACCCATTACAAAATGTCGACAGTAATGGAAACCTTCGTCCTTGGCAAGAAATGGAAGTTTATGACGGTGATAATTGTGAAAGATTAAATGAATCAACTGTGATTAAAGTTAGATTACTTGGCGAAACCCCTTTGAAGTCAATTTctcaaaaacaatttgtgTTTTTCACCactcaattgaataaaattgaaaaaatcttgACCGATGCAAATGTCAAATATGGGaaagttgttgataatgtcATTTTAGCTGAGGATCCATTAAGCAACATTATCAGTTTTTCCAATACTCAAAATGAATTGTGTAAAACTAGATTCCAATCACCAGAAGAGTATGTTGAAAAAACCACTGCAGAAATATTGGctaaaagaaagaaatctCAATTGGGTTCTAAATTTGGttcatttgaagaaatttcaCCAAGTGAAGTTGGCGGTGGTAATGGTTTAcgtaaaaagaaaattgggGTGATGACATCTGGTGGTGATGCTCCTGGTATGAATCCAGCAGTTCGTGCTGTTGTTAGAGCCGGTATTTATTATGGTTGTGATGTTTATGCCGTTTACGAAGGTTATGAAGGGTTAGTTAAAGGAGGTGATCTTTTAAAGAAGATGGAGTGGAGTGATGTTCGTTCTTATATGTCTCTTGGTGGTACTTCAATTGGTACTGCTAGATGTAAAGAATTTAGAGAAAGAGCCGGAAGATTACAAGGGGCATACAATATGATCAAGAATGGTATTGACGCATTAGTTGTATGTGGTGGTGACGGTTCATTAACTGGTGCTGATTTATTTAGAAGCGAATGGCCATCACTTGTGAAGGAATTAGTAGACACTGGAAAATTAactaaagaagaagtttCACCTTATGAACATCTTACCATTGTTGGATTGGTTGGTTccattgataatgatatgTCTGGTACCGATGTTACCATTGGTGCATTCTCTGCCTTAGAAAGAATCACAGAAATGGTTGATTATATTGGTGCCACTGCTGCTTCTCATTCTCGtgcttttgttgttgaagtcATGGGTAGACATTGTGGTTGGCTAGCATTATTGTCTGGTTTGGCCACTGGAGctgattttgttttcattcCTGAAAGACCACCTAAAGCCGGATTATGGaaagaacaattgaaagaagTATGTTTGAGACACAGAGAATATGGTAGAAGAAAAACCACCGTTATTGTTGCCGAAGGGGccattgatgatgaattgaacCCAATCACTTCAGAAGAAGTCAAACAAGTTTTAGCTGATTTAGGATTGGACACCAGAAATACCATTTTGGGACATGTTCAAAGAGGTGGTACTGCTGTTGCTTTTGACAGAAGATTGGCTACTTTACAAGGGGTTGAAGCTGTTAAAGCAGTTTTGGAAATGACACCAGACACACCATCACCAATGATTGGTATATTGAAACACAAGATTGTTAGAATTCCATTAGTTGATGCTGTTAAACAAACTAAAGCTGTAGCTGAAGCCATTAGCAACaaagattttgataaaGCTATGAGTTTAAGAGACAATAGTTTCTACGATGATTATAGATATTTCCGTGATATTTCTATTTATGATGATGGTAGTAAACAATTGAGTGAAGATAAGAGATTAAATATTGCAATCGTTCACGTTGGTGCCGCATCTGCTGGTTTAAATGCTGCCACTCGTGCAGTGGCATTGTACAGTCTTTCTCGTGGCCACAAATTGTATGCTGTACAAGATGGATTTGCTGGTTTAGTCAAAGGTGATTTGAAGAACTTGACATGGATGGATGTTGAAGGATGGCATAGTCTTGGTGGTTCAGAAATCGGTACCAATAGATCCTTACCATCACAAAACATTGGTAAAGTTGCCtacaatttacaaaaattcaatatccAAGGGTTATTGATTGTTGGTGGATTTGAAGCTTTTACTTCATTGCATGAATTATCTGAACAAAAAGCCAATTAtccaatatttgaaattccaATGGTGGTTGTTCCAGCAACAGTTTCAAACAATGTTCCTGGTACTGAGTATTCTCTTGGTGCTGACACCTGTTTGAATCAATTAGTTTCATACTGTGATGCAGTTCAACAATCAGCATCTTCAACTAGAAGAAGAGTGTTTGTAGTTGAAGTGCAAGGTGGTCACAGTGGGTATGTTGCCTCCTACTGTGGATTGATAACTGGTGCTTTAGCCACTTATACACCTGAATCAAACATAAACTTGAGAGAATTACAAGGAGATATCGATTTATTGCAGAAAGTGTTTGCCACTGACCGTGGTGAAGATCATAATGGTACTCTTATTGTTAGAAATGAACAAGCCAGTGCTGTTTATTCGACTCAATTGATTGCTGATATTCTTAAAGAAAATGCCAATAAAAGATTTGAAACCAGAACAGCAATTCCAGGTCATGTTCAACAAGGTTTCACACCAAGTGCCAATGATCGTGTTATGGCAGTTAAATTCTCATTAAAAGCCATggaatttattgaaacaagaaatGGGTGTTATGGTAAACACGATCGTAAATTctctgatgaagaaa